AATTTAAATGAAATTAAAAAAATGCAGAATTCTTATAATATTTTGCCTAGTAATAATCAAATAATAATTGAAAATTTTTTAGTAAAGATTGATGCTTTTTATTTGTTATTAAAAATTTATTGTATTTTATTTTTATTGTCATTAGTCTTAATATTTAAAAATAATAAAATAATTTGGTATTTAACATTTTTTACATTTATTTTACATTTAGTTTTGCTTTGTTTAAGGGGTTTTGTAGCAGGATTTACTCCGCTTACTAATACTTATGAGAGTTTAATTTATATTGCTTTAAGCTCCGTTTTTGCTGGACTTGTTTTTAGAAAAAATCTATTACTTAGCTTATGCTTATTATTTAGCGTTGCTACATTATTTACAGCACATCTTAATGATATTAATCCACAAATTACAAATCTAATGCCTGTTTTAAATTCTCCTTATCTTAGTATTCATGTAAGCTTAATTGCTGCTTCTTATGGATTTTTTGGCTTAAGTGCTTTAATTAGCTTTTCTTATTTATTATGCGTAATATTTAAAAAACCTTACGATAAGGCAAATATTCAAATATATTTAGCAAATCATTTGGGCTTATTATTATTAATTTGTGGGAATTTTTTGGGTGGAATTTGGGCTAATGAGTCTTGGGGAAGATACTGGGGCTGGGATAGCAAAGAGACTTGGTCTTTAATAAGTATATTAATATATGCAATTTTGGTGCATTTAAAATTAAAATCAAAACTATTATACGCACTGCTTAGTATGTGGGGATTTGGCGTTATTTTAATGACTTATTTTGGAGTGAATTATTATTTAGTAGGTAAGCATTCTTACGCAGGAGAAAAGAGCAATTTTGAAAGTCCATTATGGCTAATAATTAGCGTAATTATCCTAATAATTTTTAGTTTAGTTGCTATTAGAAGGAATTTAAAATGAGAGTTGTGTTAATATTTTTAGCTTTATTTTTCATAGCTTGTGATGATGAAAAAATTGATGAAAATTATTTAAACACTCCACTTAAATGCTCTATTAATAAAGATATATGCGAAAAAGATTTCAAAGGTAGAAAAATTAGTTTTGAAATTATTAATCGTCCGATAAGATTTATGGAAGAAACTAAATTAATAATTAAAGGCTTACCTAAATACGATAATCTAAATCTTAAATTATATGGGCTTAATATGGATATGGGTGTTATAAATGCCGAGCTTGTTAGACTTGATAACGGAGATTATGTAAGTGAGTTTGTAGTAAGCACTTGTTTATTAAGCACTATGAGATATAGATTAGAATTATTTAATAATGATAAAAAAATAAAATTATTTATAGATTTTGATATGAAAAGGTAAAAATGAGAATATTATTAACCAATGATGATGGATATGATGCAGCAGGTCTTCTAGCACTTAGAAAAAGACTTAAAAAGATTAAAGATTTAGAAGTTTTTGTGGTTGCTCCTTGGAGCAATAAGAGTGCTTGTGCGCATTCGCTTACACTAAATCATCCACTAAGTTTTGTAAAAATTAAGAAAAATTATTATGCCTTAAAAGACGGCACTCCAAGTGATTGCGTAAATCTTGCATTTTGCACTATTTTTAAGGATAAATTACCTGATTTGGTAGTAAGTGGGATTAATAATGGAGCAAACTTAGCTGAAGATATAACCTATTCAGGTACAGCGGCTGCTTGTATGGAGAGCGTGCTTTGTGGAGTGAATGCGATTGCTTTTTCTCAACTTTATGAAAAAGATATAGATTTTAAGCGTTCAAGTAAACTTGCTGTTAAATTAATCTTAAAATTACTTAAGCTTAATCCACTTAAAAAAAGAAGATTTTTAAATGTAAATTATCCAAGTTGTGAGAGTGATTATAAAGGTTATAAAGTTTGTAAGATGGGTAAAATGAGATATGAATTCTCAAGTAAAATATGTAAAAACCCTAGAGGATTAGAGTATTATTGGCTAGATAGCTTGTATGATTTAAGCAAGGTAAAAGCAAAAGATGATGATATTGATTATGTAAGACAAGGTTATGCAAGTATTACTCCAATTAAGCTAAATCTAACGGCTAAAAAAGAATTAAAAAAAGTAAAGAAATGGTTAGAAAATGAGTGAGAGATTTGCAAGAGCTAGATTATTATTTCAAGATAATTATGATAAATTGAGTTCAAAAAAAGTGCTAATTTGTGGGCTTGGCGGAGTTGGTGGTATGTGCTTTAGCTCACTTGCTAGAGTTGGTATTAATGTAAGTGGGATTGATAAGGATTATTTTGAAGCTAGTAATCAAAATAGACAATTACATTCTGAAAATATTGGACTTAGTAAGGCTAGCGTTTTTGCTGAATTTTATAAGGCAAATTGCTATGAGTTATTAATCACTAAAGAAAGCTTTTTAGAGTTTTTAAAAGATAAAGAATTTGATTTAATAATTGATTGTATTGATGATGTTAAAGCTAAATGCGATATAGCCGAAATTGCTTATGAAAAAGGCATTAGTTTTATTAGCAGTGGTGGAGCTGCAAAAAGAATTGACCCTTTAAAATTAAAGGTTGCAAATTGGGATAAGACCAAAATGTGTGCTTTAGCAAAAGCCGTTAGACTTGAGCTTAAAAAACGCAGATTTAAAGGTAAATTTAAAATGGCTTATAGCGAAGAAGAGCCAATGTGTGTTGGGCTTGGGTCTTTTATGGGAATGACTGCTTCTATGGGGCTTTTATTATCATCTTTAGCGATTAAGCAATTAATGAAATAATAATTATTTAATCATAATCAATTTTTTAAATTTAAAAAAAGAGTAATATTATCTTAAAAGGAGATAATATGAATTATGAAGTTTTTAATTGGGATAATAAAATCATAGATTTTAATGTTAATGTGATTTGTGATGATGAATTTAGTAAAGAAATTCAAATTTTAATGCCTAAAGGCTCATCAATGGATAAGCATAATGCCCCAGCTAGAATAATAGTTCAGGTTTTAAAAGGTGAAATTGATTTTGAGATAAATGGTGAGGTTAAGAATTTAAAATCTTTAATGAGTATAAGAGTTGATGCTAAAATTTTTCATAGTTTATACGCTAAGGAAGATAGTATTATTAGACTAAGTCTTGCTAAAAATGATAGTGTTAGTAGGGTTAAAAGCGTTATTTTTAAATAAAATTGCTAATAGATTTGTAATTATATTAATCAAAATAAGAACAATGAAAGATTATTACCTTCCTAAGGTTTAATATTTAAATAATTTTTGTTTAAATTTTGATTAATATTTTTTATACTTTATAAATAAAATACTATATTTAATTTATTTTTATTAAATTATTTAAGTTTAATTTTATTATGGGGGGGGGTAGAATACATTTTTATATTATTAAAAAGGAAAAAAATGTATAAGCTCTTTAGAAAAATTAAAAGTATTTTATTTTCAATATTTGTAGCTATTGTTTTTACTACTATTGTAATTGTTGTCTTAACTGAGGTTTTTAAAATTAATTTAAATTCTTGGTGGGCTTTGGTGGTTGTGATTTTGCCAGTTATATTTTTTGTTGGTTCTTATAGCAATGAAAAGGCTGATTCAGAGTGTGAAAATTGTAAAGAAGTATTTATGAAACGAAAGATAAAAACAAATATTTTATCTAAAGAAAAAATACAAGAAGATGTTAAAAGAGATGGAATATATATAAGACAAGCATTTTGGGTAGGTGAAAAAGAAGAAATTTATGAATGTGAAAATTGTGGAAATATAACAAGTAAAATAATAGAATATAAAGAAAAAATATAAGTTAAATTTTTAAATTTTGATAATCAAAAATCTAATAAATATTTTATTAAGTAGTAATAAAAAAATAAATTTAAATACTTAAGAAATATTGATATAAAATAGTTAAAAGTTTAGTTAATTTTAATAAATTATATCAAATAATATAAGCGTTGTGTTTTTATAATTATTTTATAATAATAATCTTTTTAAAATATTTTTATAAATTTTGTGGATAGATAAAATTTTTAATCAAAGTTTTGGTTTAGTTTTAAATATGATACTCTATTACATAATTTATGCAATATTTATATAATTTTTAGTAAATATTGTATAAATATCACAAAAAATTAAGTTATTCAAAATATAAAAACTTTAAAAGTTATATTATATATGAGTATAGGATACTATATTACATAAAAAATTATACTCGTTTTAGGTTTAATTTGTTTGATCTAGATTTTAAATTGCGAGAAAATCTCGCAATTTTTTATTTAAAGTTTAGATTTTTTACATCCTCATCAACTTTTTTCATAGCTTCTGTTGGTAGAGCACCTGTTGGTGGTTTATGGTCTAGTTTTAGAGGTGCTGCTGGAATTGTTGCTGTTTTTGTTAATTCAATTTTAATTCCATAAGGAGCTAACGCATTTGCTAACTCTGCTTGTCCTTCTCTAGCTACTTCTTTACATTGACCTATAATTCTCATAAATTCTTGTGGTGAGTGGAAGCCATAGCTATTTTCACTAAATGATACGTCCCATCTAATATGTGCTTTTCTATGAGCATATTGTGCTTTTTCTATAACTTTTGAAATAGCATCATCTCTTGCTTTATCTTCAAGATTTGCAAATTCAGGAAGTTTTGCTAATTCTTCACGAGCTGTTTTTATATCAGCAATTAATGCTAATAAGTTATTTTCACAACCTCTAAGCTCATAAGCGTGGCGATTTTGAATAAAGCTAATTCTATCTTTTAATACTTGTTCGCTTTGTGGATGGCAAGTTTTGCAAGCTGCATTTATATCAGCTAATGGAGATAGTATATTGTGATTAGTTACTTTGTTTGCTCCATCTCTTTTGTATGGCATATGACAATCTGCACAAGTTACACCACTTCTATAATGTAAAGAGCTTGAATACATTTCAGCTTCTGGGTGTTGCATTTTAATTATTTTTGTTTTTGTATCTTTTTGAATGTAATCATATGGGAATTCGCCATTTGCAAATTTTTCATCATAGTACTCATCAAAATTCTCTATTTTAAATGCTTCATCTTTTTTCCATTTTGTCCATGGGAATGTTAAAGTGCTATCTTTACCTTCAAAATAATACTCAACATGGCATTGCATACAAACATAATTTCTCATTTCTTTTCTACTAGCTTTGATACCACTTTTAGCGTCTGCTTCATAGCCTCTTAAAACCATAGCATTAACAAAAGCAGGGCGAGTTACACGAAGGCTCATATCATCTGGGTTATGACAATCTGCACAGGTTGATCCCATATGAGAGCCGTGAATTCCATCTCCGTATTTTTCTTCTACTTTTTTCATAACATCAAAATAAGGCATTTTATTCATATTTGTCCAAGCTTCTTTCATAGCTTCGCCTTTTTCACCAAATGCGTCAAAAAATCCCATTTTCTTTGCACCCATTACTTCAGTTTTACCTAGCATAAAACTTGGGCTTAATTTATCACTTTTATAAATAGCAGTTAAAAATCCAGTATGGCAATTTACACAAGCACCAGGCTGACCTTTAAATGCAGGTAATCCGTGAGCATTTAGATATTCTTTATTGTTTCTTTTTGTTTCCATTTGGTCAATTTGTGAGTAATAGTGAGTTCTTGGTTTAGAATAATCAACCGCAAAAGCATATCCATTCCAAAATGTTGTCGCAGCCGGCCAGCGAATAATCTTACTATAAGGTAAGCTTCCACCAAATGGTGTTTCAATATACTCATCTTTCATTTGTAAATAACCATCTAATTGAGCTGGGAAATTTCTACCCCATTTTGCAAAATCTGGTTCTTCATCACTAATTTCAAAAGTTTTTAATGGTTGAGTTTTACTTTCACCTTTATGTTCTGCAATGTTTGTATTAAGTGCAAATAAGCCTGCACCACCTAAAGCAGCTACCACAATAGCCGCAACATAAACTGATTTTGACATATTTTCTCCTTTTAATTATGTAAATGACCTATTGTTCTATGACAGCTAAGGCAATCAAGTGGCTCGCTATTTAATTTTGTCGTTGCATTGATTGCATTATGTGCGTAGTCTTTATGACAAGTCGCACAATTGCGATTAACATCTTCGTGTGTCATTTCGGTAGGTTCTAAATTAGGTGGATTTCCTCCTACTGTAAAATAATAGCCGTGTTTTAATCCGTGATAAGCTTTTTTAGTCCAATAAGCTACCACATCACCTTGAGGTAAATGACAATCTACGCAACCTGCATTGCTTGAATGCTCACCTTTTGCCCAGCTATCATAAACATCTGTCATAATATGACATTTGCTACAGGCTTCAGGTTTAGAAGTCATCATTAAAAAGCCATCTGCTATTATAAAAGTATAAATTCCACCACCAATAAAAATCCCAATTACTATACAAAGGGCTAATAAAAGTTTGTTTGTTGGTTTTTTCATCTATACACCTTGTAAAAAAATAGGGAATTACTTTAATATAAAAAAGCTTAAAAATAATTGATTTGTATTAATAAATTTTATTAAGTAAAATTTAATATAGCGAGTTTAAATTTGTATTTAATGAATATTTATAAAAACTTGTATATTTCAATTAAAAAAATAAATACAATTATTAATTATAATCAATACTTTTTTATTTTTTATAATTTAATCTTATTTTTTTGAAAAGGAGAATATATGCAAAGAAGAGATTTTTTAAAGAGCACAGCAGTTGCAAGTGCAGCAGCTTGCATAAATCCTACTATTGCTTTAGCAAAAGACGAAACAAGTGAATGGACTTGGGATAAAGCAGTTTGTAGATTTTGTGGAACTGGCTGTGGTATTATGGTTGCTACTAAAAATGGCAAAATTGTAGCTACTAAGGGCGACCCTGAAGCACCTGTAAATCGTGGTTTAAATTGTATTAAAGGATATTTTAATGCAAAAATTATGTATGGAGAAGATAGACTTGTAACGCCTTTATTAAGAGTAAATGCTAAGGGCGAATTTGATAAGAACGGAAAATTTGCTCCAGTATCTTGGAAAAGAGCTTTTGATGAGATGGAAAAACATATGAAAAAAGCTTTAAAAGAGCAAGGTGTAAATG
This genomic interval from Campylobacter sp. MG1 contains the following:
- the surE gene encoding 5'/3'-nucleotidase SurE — its product is MRILLTNDDGYDAAGLLALRKRLKKIKDLEVFVVAPWSNKSACAHSLTLNHPLSFVKIKKNYYALKDGTPSDCVNLAFCTIFKDKLPDLVVSGINNGANLAEDITYSGTAAACMESVLCGVNAIAFSQLYEKDIDFKRSSKLAVKLILKLLKLNPLKKRRFLNVNYPSCESDYKGYKVCKMGKMRYEFSSKICKNPRGLEYYWLDSLYDLSKVKAKDDDIDYVRQGYASITPIKLNLTAKKELKKVKKWLENE
- a CDS encoding tRNA threonylcarbamoyladenosine dehydratase; the protein is MSERFARARLLFQDNYDKLSSKKVLICGLGGVGGMCFSSLARVGINVSGIDKDYFEASNQNRQLHSENIGLSKASVFAEFYKANCYELLITKESFLEFLKDKEFDLIIDCIDDVKAKCDIAEIAYEKGISFISSGGAAKRIDPLKLKVANWDKTKMCALAKAVRLELKKRRFKGKFKMAYSEEEPMCVGLGSFMGMTASMGLLLSSLAIKQLMK
- a CDS encoding cupin domain-containing protein; this translates as MNYEVFNWDNKIIDFNVNVICDDEFSKEIQILMPKGSSMDKHNAPARIIVQVLKGEIDFEINGEVKNLKSLMSIRVDAKIFHSLYAKEDSIIRLSLAKNDSVSRVKSVIFK
- a CDS encoding ammonia-forming cytochrome c nitrite reductase subunit c552; its protein translation is MSKSVYVAAIVVAALGGAGLFALNTNIAEHKGESKTQPLKTFEISDEEPDFAKWGRNFPAQLDGYLQMKDEYIETPFGGSLPYSKIIRWPAATTFWNGYAFAVDYSKPRTHYYSQIDQMETKRNNKEYLNAHGLPAFKGQPGACVNCHTGFLTAIYKSDKLSPSFMLGKTEVMGAKKMGFFDAFGEKGEAMKEAWTNMNKMPYFDVMKKVEEKYGDGIHGSHMGSTCADCHNPDDMSLRVTRPAFVNAMVLRGYEADAKSGIKASRKEMRNYVCMQCHVEYYFEGKDSTLTFPWTKWKKDEAFKIENFDEYYDEKFANGEFPYDYIQKDTKTKIIKMQHPEAEMYSSSLHYRSGVTCADCHMPYKRDGANKVTNHNILSPLADINAACKTCHPQSEQVLKDRISFIQNRHAYELRGCENNLLALIADIKTAREELAKLPEFANLEDKARDDAISKVIEKAQYAHRKAHIRWDVSFSENSYGFHSPQEFMRIIGQCKEVAREGQAELANALAPYGIKIELTKTATIPAAPLKLDHKPPTGALPTEAMKKVDEDVKNLNFK
- the nrfH gene encoding cytochrome c nitrite reductase small subunit; translated protein: MKKPTNKLLLALCIVIGIFIGGGIYTFIIADGFLMMTSKPEACSKCHIMTDVYDSWAKGEHSSNAGCVDCHLPQGDVVAYWTKKAYHGLKHGYYFTVGGNPPNLEPTEMTHEDVNRNCATCHKDYAHNAINATTKLNSEPLDCLSCHRTIGHLHN